Proteins encoded by one window of Epinephelus moara isolate mb chromosome 18, YSFRI_EMoa_1.0, whole genome shotgun sequence:
- the LOC126406093 gene encoding G2/M phase-specific E3 ubiquitin-protein ligase-like isoform X2 produces MFVRCVKLKRTQTAVSQWTCHLKGFQKMSSTQEEEEEETQSPERLSENELHTEEEEEEEEEEETQDLASFPSASSRSSPPVSPQVSPPVSPQVSPPVSPPVSPQVSLQVSPQVSPQVSQELREVLCTLVGNLDIKALPPPANRINVVRADILESAFRAFRRKAFNPERKLDVVFIDTCGQGEGSVDNGGPTREFLTLLMKALMSSRFFVGPASSKNLGLDSIGLSRGTYKVIGNIISVSVVHGGVGPHVLSKRLLCRLTGETTPPVDLMEVEDEDLRNQFQKIKQAATTGEVQEAALEAASSLSLLGSLSIIRTLSDRDDIISSALSYYLEGRLDAPLKQLQEGMEALGVLQALREKPALRLLFFGGPPAPLTAEQVTKLFQVTFSVAGSSRRLEEERAVGHWRDWPIDVEGGDAVLIQDGLEPVHITLEDVLMFATGADRIPPLGFSVVPSLAFLHEPLNSQRKRKFPEANTCALIMRLPMHASYEQFSDSMISGIKQSPQFRTA; encoded by the exons ATGTTCGTCCGTTG TGTGAAATTGAAACGGACACAGACAGCAGTGAGCCAATGGACATG TCACCTGAAAGGCTTTCAGAAAATGAGCTccacacaggaggaggaggaggaggaaacacag TCACCTGAAAGGCTTTCAGAAAATGAGCtccacacagaggaggaggaggaggaggaggaggaggaggaaacacag GATTTGGCCTCTTTCCCTTCTGCCTCTTCTAGAAGTTCCCCTCCAGTGTCCCCTCAAGTGTCCCCTCCAGTGTCCCCTCAAGTGTCCCCTCCAGTGTCCCCTCCAGTGTCCCCTCAAGTGTCCCTTCAAGTGTCCCCTCAAGTGTCCCCTCAAGTGTCCCAAGAGTTGAGGGAGGTGCTATGCACACTGGTGGGAAACCTCGACATTAAAGCACTGCCACCTCCAGCAAACAGAATTAATGTCGTGAGGGCTGACATTCTGGAGAGTGCTTTCAGGGCATTTAGGAGGAAGGCCTTCAACCCGGAAAGGAAGCTTGATGTGGTGTTTATTGACACCTGTGGTCAAGGGGAAGGGTCGGTGGACAACGGGGGACCAACCAGGGAGTTCTTGACCCTGCTCATGAAGGCCCTAATGAGCAGCCGTTTTTTTGTTGGACCTGCGTCCTCTAAAAATCTAGGACTGGACTCCATAG GACTTAGTAGGGGCACCTACAAGGTCATTGGAAACATCATTTCTGTGAGTGTAGTTCATGGAGGAGTGGGGCCACACGTGCTTTCAAAGCGACTGCTCTGCCGGCTGACAGGGGAAACGACTCCCCCTGTTGATTTGATGGAGGTGGAGGATGAGGACTTAAGGAACCAGTTCCAGAAG ATAAAACAAGCGGCAACAACGGGAGAAGTCCAAGAAGCTGCGTTGGAGGCAGCGTCCAGCCTGTCACTGTTGGGGTCCCTATCAATAATCCGGACCCTCAGTGACAGGGATGACATTATCTCTTCAGCTTTGAGTTATTACTTGGAAGGTCGACTGGACGCACCTTTAAAACA GCTTCAGGAGGGCATGGAAGCTCTGGGAGTGCTGCAGGCACTCAGAGAAAAGCCTGCCTTACGGCTGCTGTTTTTTGGAGGCCCCCCTGCTCCGCTGACAGCGGAGCAAGTGACAAAACTATTTCAAGTCACATTCAGTGTGGCAGGGAGCTCTCGGCgtttggaggaggagagagcagtTGGCCACTGGAGGGACTGGCCCATTGACGTAGAGG GTGGAGATGCAGTGTTGATCCAGGATGGACTTGAGCCAGTCCACATTACACTAGAGGACGTCCTCATGTTCGCCACTGGGGCGGACAGAATCCCACCTCTGGGCTTTAGTGTGGTGCCGTCACTGGCTTTTTTGCACGAGCCACTGAACagccagaggaagaggaagtttCCAGAGGCCAACACCTGCGCCCTCATCATGAGGCTGCCAATGCATGCCTCATATGAACAATTCAGTGATTCAATGATATCTGGGATTAAGCAGTCCCCACAGTTCAGGACTGCTTAA
- the LOC126406093 gene encoding G2/M phase-specific E3 ubiquitin-protein ligase-like isoform X1, which translates to MFVRCVKLKRTQTAVSQWTCHLKGFQKMSSTQEEEEEETQSPERLSENELHTEEEEEEEEETQSPERLSENELHTEEEEEEEEEEETQDLASFPSASSRSSPPVSPQVSPPVSPQVSPPVSPPVSPQVSLQVSPQVSPQVSQELREVLCTLVGNLDIKALPPPANRINVVRADILESAFRAFRRKAFNPERKLDVVFIDTCGQGEGSVDNGGPTREFLTLLMKALMSSRFFVGPASSKNLGLDSIGLSRGTYKVIGNIISVSVVHGGVGPHVLSKRLLCRLTGETTPPVDLMEVEDEDLRNQFQKIKQAATTGEVQEAALEAASSLSLLGSLSIIRTLSDRDDIISSALSYYLEGRLDAPLKQLQEGMEALGVLQALREKPALRLLFFGGPPAPLTAEQVTKLFQVTFSVAGSSRRLEEERAVGHWRDWPIDVEGGDAVLIQDGLEPVHITLEDVLMFATGADRIPPLGFSVVPSLAFLHEPLNSQRKRKFPEANTCALIMRLPMHASYEQFSDSMISGIKQSPQFRTA; encoded by the exons ATGTTCGTCCGTTG TGTGAAATTGAAACGGACACAGACAGCAGTGAGCCAATGGACATG TCACCTGAAAGGCTTTCAGAAAATGAGCTccacacaggaggaggaggaggaggaaacacag TCACCTGAAAGGCTTTCAGAAAATGAGCtccacacagaggaggaggaggaggaggaggaggaaacacag TCACCTGAAAGGCTTTCAGAAAATGAGCtccacacagaggaggaggaggaggaggaggaggaggaggaaacacag GATTTGGCCTCTTTCCCTTCTGCCTCTTCTAGAAGTTCCCCTCCAGTGTCCCCTCAAGTGTCCCCTCCAGTGTCCCCTCAAGTGTCCCCTCCAGTGTCCCCTCCAGTGTCCCCTCAAGTGTCCCTTCAAGTGTCCCCTCAAGTGTCCCCTCAAGTGTCCCAAGAGTTGAGGGAGGTGCTATGCACACTGGTGGGAAACCTCGACATTAAAGCACTGCCACCTCCAGCAAACAGAATTAATGTCGTGAGGGCTGACATTCTGGAGAGTGCTTTCAGGGCATTTAGGAGGAAGGCCTTCAACCCGGAAAGGAAGCTTGATGTGGTGTTTATTGACACCTGTGGTCAAGGGGAAGGGTCGGTGGACAACGGGGGACCAACCAGGGAGTTCTTGACCCTGCTCATGAAGGCCCTAATGAGCAGCCGTTTTTTTGTTGGACCTGCGTCCTCTAAAAATCTAGGACTGGACTCCATAG GACTTAGTAGGGGCACCTACAAGGTCATTGGAAACATCATTTCTGTGAGTGTAGTTCATGGAGGAGTGGGGCCACACGTGCTTTCAAAGCGACTGCTCTGCCGGCTGACAGGGGAAACGACTCCCCCTGTTGATTTGATGGAGGTGGAGGATGAGGACTTAAGGAACCAGTTCCAGAAG ATAAAACAAGCGGCAACAACGGGAGAAGTCCAAGAAGCTGCGTTGGAGGCAGCGTCCAGCCTGTCACTGTTGGGGTCCCTATCAATAATCCGGACCCTCAGTGACAGGGATGACATTATCTCTTCAGCTTTGAGTTATTACTTGGAAGGTCGACTGGACGCACCTTTAAAACA GCTTCAGGAGGGCATGGAAGCTCTGGGAGTGCTGCAGGCACTCAGAGAAAAGCCTGCCTTACGGCTGCTGTTTTTTGGAGGCCCCCCTGCTCCGCTGACAGCGGAGCAAGTGACAAAACTATTTCAAGTCACATTCAGTGTGGCAGGGAGCTCTCGGCgtttggaggaggagagagcagtTGGCCACTGGAGGGACTGGCCCATTGACGTAGAGG GTGGAGATGCAGTGTTGATCCAGGATGGACTTGAGCCAGTCCACATTACACTAGAGGACGTCCTCATGTTCGCCACTGGGGCGGACAGAATCCCACCTCTGGGCTTTAGTGTGGTGCCGTCACTGGCTTTTTTGCACGAGCCACTGAACagccagaggaagaggaagtttCCAGAGGCCAACACCTGCGCCCTCATCATGAGGCTGCCAATGCATGCCTCATATGAACAATTCAGTGATTCAATGATATCTGGGATTAAGCAGTCCCCACAGTTCAGGACTGCTTAA